One Gloeothece citriformis PCC 7424 DNA window includes the following coding sequences:
- the cas5 gene encoding type I-MYXAN CRISPR-associated protein Cas5/Cmx5/DevS, with amino-acid sequence MIALYVDVPYASFRKSYARSLAETYPFPPPATVYGMLLSLVGEWFRSRHTGVELAFAYKKRPKVATTLRKLSRYKYGVSSKQKTHGNAPDFIETLCDIEFICWINSSNELQNPTLETRIINALEYPERINRKGVVALGLNDDAVNDIALLKFNQFQESEHCQNTWYWLIPCDNGNIELPLWVDHIGSIDTRWQRYRFDSNPSLVTSEPSFEKFVPILDPR; translated from the coding sequence ATGATAGCTCTATATGTTGATGTTCCCTATGCTAGTTTTCGTAAGTCTTATGCGCGTTCTTTAGCAGAAACTTATCCTTTCCCTCCTCCTGCTACTGTTTACGGAATGTTACTTTCATTGGTTGGAGAATGGTTTCGTTCTCGACACACAGGAGTAGAACTTGCCTTTGCTTACAAAAAAAGGCCCAAAGTTGCAACAACTCTGCGAAAGTTAAGCCGTTACAAATATGGTGTGTCTAGTAAGCAGAAAACTCACGGAAACGCTCCTGATTTCATTGAAACATTATGCGATATTGAATTTATTTGTTGGATAAATAGCTCGAATGAATTGCAAAACCCAACCTTAGAAACTCGCATAATAAATGCGCTAGAATATCCTGAAAGGATCAACCGTAAAGGAGTTGTTGCTTTAGGTTTAAACGATGATGCTGTCAATGACATCGCGTTATTAAAATTCAACCAGTTTCAAGAATCTGAGCATTGTCAAAATACATGGTACTGGTTAATTCCTTGTGACAATGGCAATATAGAATTACCACTTTGGGTCGATCATATTGGTTCTATTGATACTCGTTGGCAACGGTATCGCTTTGATAGCAACCCCTCACTGGTAACTTCAGAGCCTTCGTTTGAAAAATTTGTTCCAATACTTGATCCTCGGTAA
- a CDS encoding DevR family CRISPR-associated autoregulator — translation MADYLYGTSLTNEAVAANNRGDNIGNTTTLQKIFHQDDVHTSVSAETIRFSWRYRFQLENINLVNRTFDYEPQTGKLKLLYKDEKVSYWNDPNRQIVYIDDDLMGFMDAEAASKEKEEMEEEEQEDSTAKKKSRSKKAKGKVTLRPSPLAVGRAVSLRPYRGELSFNCVSGEKQKGELSLYSAEMHTTEYQYSFGLNLGDVVKKEHIKNLIDAIIDPPPVAGNHARFAYDFSPASIIFRLTNAHSSRIQNCFEHDEENRTYTIEKLIRKVKSGDIPADELIIGGDLFYTEEGEQLREKYQVTMFEGVYAAANEVLTRIANLGGDYRVVKPQTETETQETNQ, via the coding sequence ATGGCTGACTACTTATACGGAACAAGTTTGACCAATGAAGCAGTCGCTGCAAATAACCGAGGCGATAATATTGGCAACACCACAACCTTACAGAAAATCTTTCATCAAGATGATGTTCATACCAGTGTTTCTGCTGAAACAATACGGTTTAGTTGGCGATATCGATTTCAATTGGAAAATATCAATTTAGTTAATCGTACTTTTGATTATGAGCCACAGACTGGGAAGCTTAAGCTACTCTACAAGGATGAAAAAGTCAGTTATTGGAATGATCCTAATCGTCAAATTGTGTATATTGATGATGACTTGATGGGATTTATGGATGCTGAAGCGGCCTCTAAAGAGAAAGAAGAAATGGAAGAGGAGGAACAAGAAGATTCGACAGCTAAAAAGAAATCAAGAAGTAAAAAAGCTAAAGGAAAAGTCACATTACGTCCTAGTCCTTTAGCCGTTGGCCGAGCAGTTAGTTTACGTCCCTATCGAGGTGAATTATCTTTTAATTGTGTGAGTGGAGAAAAGCAAAAAGGGGAACTATCTCTTTATAGTGCCGAAATGCACACGACTGAGTATCAGTATTCCTTTGGTCTAAACTTGGGAGATGTTGTTAAAAAAGAGCATATCAAAAATTTAATTGATGCTATTATTGATCCTCCCCCAGTCGCTGGCAATCATGCTCGTTTTGCTTATGATTTCTCTCCTGCTTCTATCATCTTTCGATTAACTAATGCTCATTCATCCAGAATTCAAAACTGCTTTGAGCATGATGAAGAAAATCGAACTTATACCATTGAAAAGCTGATCCGAAAAGTAAAATCGGGAGATATACCCGCAGATGAATTAATTATTGGGGGCGATCTTTTCTATACTGAAGAAGGAGAGCAACTCCGTGAAAAATATCAGGTAACAATGTTTGAGGGGGTTTACGCTGCTGCGAATGAAGTGCTTACAAGGATTGCCAATTTAGGTGGCGATTATCGAGTTGTAAAACCTCAAACTGAAACAGAAACACAGGAGACTAATCAATGA